One stretch of Streptomyces zhihengii DNA includes these proteins:
- a CDS encoding DUF3152 domain-containing protein codes for MLDARQDHPGARTHRAAPGRRGTARRRTGRRRAAATTALLAAGAASLYLAVAHGLPGPHDRSGRDAAGATPAGETAAPDPAGTARAPTRSSVPESGPGTFTTATAGARATGAGRPYRVETEDGSGVRPDDAAERIAAILGHEQGWSRGDGTAFRQVADDSATLVIRIATPHTSDGICATGGLDTRGELNCRVGATVVVNLRRWQLGSPEFDGPPEEYRALIVNHEVGHWLGYGHRGCPGPGAPAPVMMQQIKGLHGCVSNAWPYGRDGTFHDGPHEP; via the coding sequence ATGCTCGACGCACGACAGGACCACCCCGGGGCGCGCACCCACCGGGCCGCCCCCGGACGCCGCGGGACGGCGCGCCGCAGGACAGGACGCCGCAGGGCAGCCGCCACCACCGCCCTGCTGGCCGCCGGCGCCGCCTCGCTCTACCTCGCCGTCGCCCACGGCCTGCCCGGACCGCACGACCGCTCGGGCCGGGACGCCGCCGGGGCCACCCCGGCCGGGGAGACGGCCGCGCCGGACCCGGCGGGCACGGCGCGGGCCCCCACCCGCTCGTCCGTGCCGGAATCCGGCCCCGGCACCTTCACCACCGCCACCGCCGGAGCGCGGGCCACCGGTGCGGGCAGGCCCTACCGGGTCGAGACGGAGGACGGCAGCGGCGTCCGCCCCGACGACGCCGCCGAGCGGATCGCCGCGATCCTCGGCCACGAACAGGGCTGGTCGCGCGGCGACGGCACCGCCTTCCGACAGGTCGCCGACGACAGCGCCACCCTGGTGATCCGCATCGCCACCCCGCACACCTCCGACGGCATCTGCGCGACCGGCGGCCTCGACACCCGGGGCGAGCTCAACTGCCGGGTCGGCGCGACGGTCGTCGTCAACCTCCGGCGCTGGCAGCTCGGTTCGCCCGAGTTCGACGGGCCGCCCGAGGAGTACCGGGCGCTGATCGTCAACCACGAGGTCGGACACTGGCTCGGGTACGGCCACCGCGGCTGCCCCGGGCCCGGCGCGCCCGCCCCGGTGATGATGCAGCAGATCAAGGGACTGCACGGCTGTGTGTCCAACGCCTGGCCCTACGGCCGTGACGGCACGTTCCACGACGGTCCCCACGAGCCCTGA
- a CDS encoding response regulator transcription factor — protein MRVLIVEDEPYMAEAIRDGLRREAIASDIAGDGDTAWEMLTVNSYDIAVLDRDIPGPSGDEIARRIVTSGSGMPILMLTAADRLDDKATGFGLGADDYLTKPFELRELVLRLRALDRRRAHSRPPVREIAGLRLDPFRREVHRDGRYVALTRKQFAVLEVLVASDGGVVSAEELLERAWDENADPFTNAVRITVSALRKRLGEPWVIATVPGAGYRIDTRPSADHGGADGGRMSSDHGGADGGRMSSDHGGADGGRPLSDHGGADSGRPSSDHGGADRG, from the coding sequence ATGCGAGTGCTGATCGTCGAGGACGAGCCCTACATGGCCGAGGCCATCCGCGACGGCCTGCGCCGTGAGGCGATCGCCTCCGACATCGCCGGTGACGGGGACACCGCCTGGGAGATGCTCACCGTGAACAGCTACGACATCGCCGTGCTCGACCGGGACATCCCCGGCCCGTCCGGCGACGAGATCGCCCGACGCATCGTCACCTCCGGCAGCGGCATGCCGATCCTCATGCTCACCGCCGCCGACCGGCTCGACGACAAGGCCACCGGCTTCGGACTCGGCGCCGACGACTACCTCACCAAACCGTTCGAGCTCCGGGAACTCGTGCTCCGGCTCAGGGCGCTCGACCGCCGCCGCGCCCACAGCAGACCGCCCGTCCGCGAGATCGCCGGCCTGCGGCTCGACCCGTTCCGCCGCGAGGTCCACCGCGACGGCCGCTATGTGGCGCTGACCAGGAAGCAGTTCGCCGTGCTCGAAGTCCTCGTCGCCTCCGACGGCGGTGTCGTCAGCGCCGAGGAACTGTTGGAGCGGGCCTGGGACGAGAACGCCGACCCGTTCACCAACGCCGTCCGCATCACGGTCTCCGCCCTGCGCAAACGGCTCGGGGAGCCCTGGGTCATCGCCACCGTTCCCGGCGCCGGGTACCGCATCGACACCCGGCCCTCGGCGGACCACGGGGGAGCGGACGGTGGTCGGATGTCGTCGGACCACGGGGGAGCGGACGGTGGTCGGATGTCGTCGGACCACGGGGGAGCGGACGGTGGTCGGCCGTTGTCGGACCACGGGGGAGCCGACAGCGGTCGGCCGTCGTCGGACCACGGGGGAGCGGACCGTGGATAG
- a CDS encoding sensor histidine kinase gives MDRRPGLSVRVRLTLSYAGFLVFAGLLLLAAVWVFLLRYVPDRAMLIDPSDRPDGVFPIRSALLDVFAPRAAAVLGFLLVFGLVGGWILAGRMLAPLTRITEATRTATRGSLSHRIRLPGRSDEFRELADAFDTMLARLEAHMAEQRRFAANASHELRTPLAISRALLDVARDDPDQDLRETLDRLHAVNARAIDLTEALLVLSRADQRSFTREPVDLSLLVEEATETLLPLAEKRGVTLETSGDVAPALGSPALLLQLTTNLVHNAIVHNVADGGEVRVSTGAGPAGTVVLTVENHGEHLAPELIATLTEPFQRATARLRGDHAGVGLGLAIVRRITEVHDGSLVLAPRAGGGLRVDVRLPAPPAPSSKPFPKDS, from the coding sequence GTGGATAGACGGCCCGGGCTCAGCGTCCGCGTCAGGCTCACCCTCAGCTACGCCGGTTTCCTCGTCTTCGCCGGTCTGCTGCTGCTCGCGGCGGTGTGGGTGTTCCTGCTGCGCTACGTCCCCGACCGCGCGATGCTCATCGACCCCAGCGACCGTCCCGACGGGGTCTTCCCCATCCGGTCCGCGCTCCTCGACGTCTTCGCCCCGAGGGCGGCCGCGGTACTGGGCTTCCTGCTGGTGTTCGGCCTCGTCGGCGGGTGGATACTCGCCGGCCGCATGCTCGCCCCGCTGACCCGCATCACGGAGGCGACCCGCACCGCCACCCGCGGATCCCTCTCCCACCGCATCCGGCTGCCGGGCCGCAGCGACGAGTTCCGCGAACTCGCCGACGCCTTCGACACGATGCTCGCCCGCCTCGAAGCGCACATGGCCGAGCAGCGGAGATTCGCGGCCAACGCCTCGCACGAACTGCGCACCCCGCTGGCGATCTCGCGGGCGCTCCTCGACGTGGCCCGCGACGATCCGGACCAGGACCTCCGCGAGACGCTGGACCGCCTGCACGCCGTCAACGCGCGCGCGATCGACCTCACCGAGGCGCTGCTCGTGCTCAGCCGCGCCGACCAGAGGTCCTTCACCCGGGAGCCCGTCGACCTCTCCCTCCTCGTGGAGGAGGCCACCGAGACGCTGCTCCCGCTCGCCGAGAAGCGCGGTGTCACCCTGGAGACCTCCGGGGACGTCGCGCCGGCCCTCGGGTCACCGGCGCTGCTGCTCCAGCTCACGACGAACCTCGTGCACAACGCGATCGTGCACAACGTCGCCGACGGGGGCGAGGTCCGGGTCAGCACCGGGGCGGGCCCCGCCGGGACCGTGGTGCTCACGGTCGAGAACCACGGCGAGCACCTCGCCCCCGAGCTGATCGCGACGCTCACCGAACCGTTCCAGCGCGCCACCGCGCGGCTGCGCGGCGACCACGCGGGTGTCGGACTCGGGCTGGCCATCGTCCGGCGGATCACCGAGGTGCACGACGGCTCCCTCGTCCTCGCCCCTCGCGCCGGCGGCGGCCTCCGCGTCGACGTGCGACTGCCCGCGCCGCCCGCGCCCTCCTCGAAACCCTTCCCGAAGGACAGCTGA
- a CDS encoding endonuclease/exonuclease/phosphatase family protein: protein MLAALALGLGLLLLLHAEVTDRGGLGSLVETFLPWLGLFVPVLLAAALWHRSATALIALLLPVTAWLSLFGGLLAGGSAPGGDLTVVSHNVNAENPDPAGTARDLAASGADLLALQEMTPQATETYRKELAAAYPHHTVRGTVGLWSRLPLSDSRAVDVLRGDAGPLAETRRAGDRPAEPPRALRVTVATDRGPLAVYVAHLGSVRLMPRNGFWTDSRDAGAVALTAAVAAEPNERVMVLGDMNGTTDDRVFDGLTARLDSAHEKAGDGFGFSWPASFPMARIDQILARGVEPRSAWVLPATPSDHLPVAAAFAW from the coding sequence CTGCTCGCCGCCCTGGCCCTGGGCCTCGGCCTGCTCCTGCTGCTCCACGCCGAGGTCACGGACCGGGGCGGTCTCGGCAGCCTGGTGGAGACGTTTCTGCCGTGGCTCGGGCTGTTCGTCCCGGTGCTGCTCGCCGCGGCGCTGTGGCACCGCTCGGCCACGGCGCTGATCGCCCTGCTGCTGCCGGTCACGGCCTGGCTGAGCCTCTTCGGCGGACTGCTCGCCGGCGGATCCGCGCCGGGCGGCGACCTCACCGTGGTCAGCCACAACGTCAACGCCGAGAACCCCGACCCCGCGGGCACCGCACGCGACCTCGCCGCCTCCGGGGCGGACCTGCTGGCCCTCCAGGAGATGACCCCGCAGGCCACGGAGACCTACCGGAAGGAACTGGCCGCGGCCTACCCGCACCACACCGTGCGGGGCACGGTCGGCCTGTGGAGCAGGCTGCCGCTGTCCGACTCCCGGGCGGTCGACGTCCTGCGGGGCGACGCCGGGCCGCTGGCGGAGACCCGGCGGGCCGGGGACCGCCCGGCGGAACCGCCCCGGGCGCTGCGCGTCACCGTCGCCACCGACCGGGGGCCGCTCGCCGTGTACGTGGCGCACCTGGGGTCGGTGCGGCTGATGCCCCGCAACGGCTTCTGGACGGACTCCCGCGACGCCGGCGCGGTCGCGCTCACCGCGGCGGTCGCCGCCGAGCCGAACGAACGGGTGATGGTGCTCGGCGACATGAACGGCACCACCGACGACCGCGTGTTCGACGGCCTCACGGCGCGGCTCGACTCGGCCCACGAGAAGGCCGGGGACGGCTTCGGGTTCAGCTGGCCCGCGTCCTTCCCGATGGCGCGGATCGACCAGATCCTGGCCCGGGGGGTGGAGCCGAGGAGCGCGTGGGTGCTGCCGGCCACGCCCAGCGACCATCTGCCGGTGGCGGCGGCGTTCGCCTGGTGA
- a CDS encoding Rieske (2Fe-2S) protein — MSGSVQRAIRRVLPSAAGPGRILRGMDRLERAQALDGVADRVRDTVRAAPLGPGRDVLHGRWLGHPLHPVMVQVPVGTWFSAAVLDLVPGQRRAASVLIGVGLAAAAPAAAAGWADWAELQRRQMRVGLVHAAANLTGVWLYTGSLVARSRGRTALGKTLGFAGLAAVGLGGAIGGHMAYRQASGANHAEAVPELVEPGWHDIGEVAALPVGSPVRRHIDDVAVLVVRESGNRVHVLADECSHMGGPLSQGTVEDGCVRCPWHGSVFRLEDGWNVRGPATAPQPAFEARVTGGRVEARLRGTPDEGTSAPDAA, encoded by the coding sequence ATGAGCGGATCGGTACAGCGGGCGATCAGGCGGGTCCTCCCGTCGGCCGCGGGCCCCGGCAGGATCCTGCGCGGCATGGACCGCCTGGAGCGGGCGCAGGCCCTGGACGGTGTGGCGGACCGGGTGCGCGACACCGTCCGGGCCGCCCCGCTGGGCCCGGGGCGGGACGTGCTGCACGGCCGTTGGCTGGGGCACCCCCTGCACCCGGTGATGGTGCAGGTGCCCGTCGGCACCTGGTTCTCGGCCGCGGTCCTCGACCTCGTACCGGGGCAGCGGCGGGCGGCGAGCGTGCTGATCGGCGTGGGCCTCGCGGCCGCCGCCCCGGCGGCCGCGGCGGGCTGGGCCGACTGGGCCGAGCTCCAGCGCCGCCAGATGCGCGTGGGCCTCGTCCACGCGGCGGCCAACCTCACCGGGGTGTGGCTCTACACCGGCTCCCTCGTCGCCCGCTCCCGCGGCCGCACCGCGCTGGGCAAGACCCTCGGGTTCGCCGGCCTGGCGGCCGTGGGCCTCGGCGGGGCGATCGGCGGACACATGGCCTACCGGCAGGCCTCCGGAGCCAACCACGCCGAGGCTGTGCCGGAGCTGGTGGAGCCCGGCTGGCACGACATCGGCGAGGTCGCCGCCCTGCCCGTCGGCAGCCCGGTCCGGCGCCACATCGACGACGTCGCGGTCCTCGTCGTGCGGGAGAGCGGGAACCGGGTGCACGTACTCGCGGACGAGTGCAGCCACATGGGCGGACCCCTCTCCCAGGGCACCGTCGAGGACGGCTGCGTACGGTGCCCCTGGCACGGCAGCGTCTTCCGGCTGGAGGACGGCTGGAACGTGCGCGGGCCCGCGACGGCCCCGCAGCCCGCCTTCGAGGCCCGCGTCACCGGCGGCCGGGTCGAGGCCCGGCTGCGCGGCACCCCGGACGAAGGCACCTCCGCCCCCGACGCGGCGTGA